A part of Doryrhamphus excisus isolate RoL2022-K1 chromosome 8, RoL_Dexc_1.0, whole genome shotgun sequence genomic DNA contains:
- the pxylp1 gene encoding 2-phosphoxylose phosphatase 1 isoform X1: protein MLARNCFLLLVVASGAVLAIVSFSLQFFNVIPTTPVVEERRPQAANGAVSGSLVKSRKRVFPVPHTQKPDPVSEAFSYCNSPNRTEQAWEGHSPADYTLLSVQIMIRHGDRYPLYSIPRTKRPAINCTLSISRNPSHPLLSAFISHMAQGGRGHWESSLASIPRLPNHSACEMGELTQTGVVQHLRNGQLLRQAYQRHHLVPANWSPRQVWVETTGKSRTLQSGLAFLYGYLPEFNWKKLTVRHQWSTLFCGSACDCPARNRYLEEEQRRQYRLRVADTELERTYVDMARTLGVPTRTLRAANPIDSLLCHLCHGLSFPCMSMEDGSVGGCLTVAQFAVIRRQQLDDEAHRRRAGIYRKYAILAMYPYLNRTASRMERVAKAAAGRQPPRARDDVFTLSSAHDVTMAPLLSALGLEKARFPPFAARLVFELWKSPSVAQGEQKKRQTKGERIKTRDGGFFIRLLYNGEDVTFHTTFCSSLSRHNIQPLCPLKNFLSFVRKDMFSVVNSMSYQEACFRRPG from the exons ATGTTGGCCCGTAACTGCTTCCTCCTGCTGGTGGTGGCGAGCGGGGCGGTGCTGGCCATCGTCAGTTTCAGCCTCCAGTTCT TCAATGTTATCCCCACAACTCCTGTTGTGGAGGAGAGACGTCCCCAGGCTGCAAATGGAGCTGTTAGTGGGTCTCTGGTCAAGAGCAGAAAGAGGGTTTTTCCAGTGCCTCACACTCAGAAGCCCGACCCCGTATCCGAAGCTTTCAGCTACTGCAACAGCCCCAACCGCACAGAACAAGCCTGGGAAG GTCACAGTCCAGCAGACTACACCCTGCTGTCTGTCCAGATAATGATTCGTCATGGGGACCGTTACCCTCTCTACTCTATTCCCAGGACCAAAAGGCCCGCCATAAACTGCACCCTGTCCATAAGCAG GAATCCCTCGCACCCTCTGCTGAGCGCTTTCATTAGTCACATGGCCCAGGGAGGCCGTGGACACTGGGAGTCGTCTTTGGCCTCCATCCCTCGCCTCCCCAACCACAGTGCTTGCGAGATGGGAGAGCTCACGCAAACTG GTGTGGTGCAGCACTTGCGTAATGGGCAACTCCTCCGCCAAGCTTACCAGCGCCACCACCTTGTCCCTGCAAACTGGTCACCTCGTCAAGTGTGGGTGGAGACCACAGGGAAGAGCCGCACTCTTCAGAGCGGACTGGCTTTCCTCTACGGCTACCTCCCAGAATTCAACTGGAAGAAACTGACCGTACGCCACCAATGGAGCACGTTGTTCTGTGGCTCCGCCTGCGACTGCCCGGCCAGGAACCGATacctggaggaggagcagaggaGGCAGTATCGTCTCAGGGTGGCCGATACTGAACTGGAGAGAACTTATGTTGACATGGCCCGCACGTTGGGTGTTCCCACACGCACCCTCAGAGCGGCAAACCCCATAGACTCCCTGCTGTGCCACTTGTGCCACGGCCTATCGTTCCCATGCATGTCCATGGAAGACGGTAGCGTGGGCGGGTGTTTAACAGTGGCTCAGTTTGCTGTAATCCGTCGACAACAGCTAGACGATGAGGCGCATCGGAGAAGAGCAGGAATCTATCGTAAATATGCAATCCTGGCCATGTACCCCTACCTCAACCGAACCGCCTCCAGGATGGAGCGAGTTGCCAAGGCTGCTGCAGGTCGACAGCCACCGAGAGCGAGAGATGACGTGTTCACCCTTTCCTCCGCTCACGATGTGACCATGGCGCCCTTGCTGAGCGCACTGGGACTGGAGAAAGCCAGGTTCCCGCCATTTGCAGCAAGACTGGTGTTTGAACTGTGGAAGAGTCCCTCGGTGGCTCAGGGGGAGCAGAAAAAGAGGCAGACTAAAGGTGAGAGGATAAAAACAAGAGATGGAGGGTTTTTCATCAGGTTGCTGTACAATGGAGAGGACGTGACATTTCACACCACTTTCTGTAGCTCCCTTTCCCGCCACAACATCCAGCCACTTTGCCCTCTGAAGAACTTTCTTTCCTTTGTCAGGAAAGACATGTTCAGCGTTGTCAATTCTATGTCCTACCAAGAGGCTTGCTTTAGGCGTCCTGGTTGA
- the pxylp1 gene encoding 2-phosphoxylose phosphatase 1 isoform X2, with protein sequence MLSALVAHFLFSLIIVNVIPTTPVVEERRPQAANGAVSGSLVKSRKRVFPVPHTQKPDPVSEAFSYCNSPNRTEQAWEGHSPADYTLLSVQIMIRHGDRYPLYSIPRTKRPAINCTLSISRNPSHPLLSAFISHMAQGGRGHWESSLASIPRLPNHSACEMGELTQTGVVQHLRNGQLLRQAYQRHHLVPANWSPRQVWVETTGKSRTLQSGLAFLYGYLPEFNWKKLTVRHQWSTLFCGSACDCPARNRYLEEEQRRQYRLRVADTELERTYVDMARTLGVPTRTLRAANPIDSLLCHLCHGLSFPCMSMEDGSVGGCLTVAQFAVIRRQQLDDEAHRRRAGIYRKYAILAMYPYLNRTASRMERVAKAAAGRQPPRARDDVFTLSSAHDVTMAPLLSALGLEKARFPPFAARLVFELWKSPSVAQGEQKKRQTKGERIKTRDGGFFIRLLYNGEDVTFHTTFCSSLSRHNIQPLCPLKNFLSFVRKDMFSVVNSMSYQEACFRRPG encoded by the exons ATGCTCTCTGCTCTTGTAGCGcactttctcttctctctcatCATCG TCAATGTTATCCCCACAACTCCTGTTGTGGAGGAGAGACGTCCCCAGGCTGCAAATGGAGCTGTTAGTGGGTCTCTGGTCAAGAGCAGAAAGAGGGTTTTTCCAGTGCCTCACACTCAGAAGCCCGACCCCGTATCCGAAGCTTTCAGCTACTGCAACAGCCCCAACCGCACAGAACAAGCCTGGGAAG GTCACAGTCCAGCAGACTACACCCTGCTGTCTGTCCAGATAATGATTCGTCATGGGGACCGTTACCCTCTCTACTCTATTCCCAGGACCAAAAGGCCCGCCATAAACTGCACCCTGTCCATAAGCAG GAATCCCTCGCACCCTCTGCTGAGCGCTTTCATTAGTCACATGGCCCAGGGAGGCCGTGGACACTGGGAGTCGTCTTTGGCCTCCATCCCTCGCCTCCCCAACCACAGTGCTTGCGAGATGGGAGAGCTCACGCAAACTG GTGTGGTGCAGCACTTGCGTAATGGGCAACTCCTCCGCCAAGCTTACCAGCGCCACCACCTTGTCCCTGCAAACTGGTCACCTCGTCAAGTGTGGGTGGAGACCACAGGGAAGAGCCGCACTCTTCAGAGCGGACTGGCTTTCCTCTACGGCTACCTCCCAGAATTCAACTGGAAGAAACTGACCGTACGCCACCAATGGAGCACGTTGTTCTGTGGCTCCGCCTGCGACTGCCCGGCCAGGAACCGATacctggaggaggagcagaggaGGCAGTATCGTCTCAGGGTGGCCGATACTGAACTGGAGAGAACTTATGTTGACATGGCCCGCACGTTGGGTGTTCCCACACGCACCCTCAGAGCGGCAAACCCCATAGACTCCCTGCTGTGCCACTTGTGCCACGGCCTATCGTTCCCATGCATGTCCATGGAAGACGGTAGCGTGGGCGGGTGTTTAACAGTGGCTCAGTTTGCTGTAATCCGTCGACAACAGCTAGACGATGAGGCGCATCGGAGAAGAGCAGGAATCTATCGTAAATATGCAATCCTGGCCATGTACCCCTACCTCAACCGAACCGCCTCCAGGATGGAGCGAGTTGCCAAGGCTGCTGCAGGTCGACAGCCACCGAGAGCGAGAGATGACGTGTTCACCCTTTCCTCCGCTCACGATGTGACCATGGCGCCCTTGCTGAGCGCACTGGGACTGGAGAAAGCCAGGTTCCCGCCATTTGCAGCAAGACTGGTGTTTGAACTGTGGAAGAGTCCCTCGGTGGCTCAGGGGGAGCAGAAAAAGAGGCAGACTAAAGGTGAGAGGATAAAAACAAGAGATGGAGGGTTTTTCATCAGGTTGCTGTACAATGGAGAGGACGTGACATTTCACACCACTTTCTGTAGCTCCCTTTCCCGCCACAACATCCAGCCACTTTGCCCTCTGAAGAACTTTCTTTCCTTTGTCAGGAAAGACATGTTCAGCGTTGTCAATTCTATGTCCTACCAAGAGGCTTGCTTTAGGCGTCCTGGTTGA